One segment of Tamlana crocina DNA contains the following:
- a CDS encoding sulfatase, with amino-acid sequence MRIILLALCLFTIMSCQAQDKPNILWVTIEDTSPLFIGCYGNEQASTPVIDKLAEEGVKFTNAFSTGTVCAASRSTIITGVRTYKMGTGHQRSQYPIPGFIKGFPFYLKQLGYYTTNNSKTDYNIANEKDFVKEAWDESSNKATWKNRAEGQPFFAVFNFAESHQSRTMSWTFEQYQKHVWNHLPDEDKIADDAFDMPPFYNDTPEMRKQFARVYNSIKLTDNRIGELLQKLEEDGLKDDTIIFFYADHGEGIPRAKTNGINLGYRVPFVAWFPEKFKHLSPWETGKPTNKLISFEDLGPTMIDLLGGKVPEYMKGKRLFDSDSNNKKDLLLLSTDRVDNGLDLVRTVTDGKFVYSRNFMPFIPEVRYINYLEIADITKHMRKDLKQGKLNAFQSRVFEERPFEVLYDIENDIWEEHNLADNAKYNPVLEKMRQFLDSTLLEDKDILFMPEYDMAKISENQTPYEYRLTDDYNFNEIYKIASLSGKKGRKVAQAQIESLKHDDRLVRYWASVGLMSQDQKILESFQKELNESLQDDYSPVAITVSAILYSKFQSKKAMEVLNNFAKNEDWTLALMSINYMLYCQDRTPFEPTIEALLQNQNLNWHVKSACLDFEESQRLRKEI; translated from the coding sequence ATGAGAATAATTTTATTGGCGTTGTGTTTATTTACAATAATGTCGTGCCAAGCACAAGACAAACCTAATATTCTTTGGGTAACCATAGAGGATACTTCTCCTCTCTTTATAGGTTGTTACGGTAATGAACAAGCCAGTACACCAGTAATTGATAAATTAGCAGAAGAGGGTGTAAAGTTTACAAACGCATTTTCTACAGGTACAGTATGTGCGGCCAGTCGGTCAACAATAATAACGGGTGTTCGAACTTATAAAATGGGTACAGGCCACCAAAGAAGTCAATATCCTATTCCGGGTTTTATTAAAGGCTTCCCTTTTTACTTGAAGCAATTGGGGTATTACACAACCAATAATTCTAAAACAGATTATAATATTGCCAACGAAAAAGATTTTGTAAAAGAGGCTTGGGACGAAAGTTCCAACAAGGCCACTTGGAAAAATAGGGCCGAAGGCCAACCCTTCTTTGCTGTATTCAATTTTGCAGAATCGCATCAGTCACGAACCATGTCGTGGACTTTTGAACAGTACCAAAAGCATGTTTGGAATCATTTGCCTGACGAAGATAAAATTGCTGACGATGCTTTTGATATGCCTCCTTTTTATAACGATACCCCCGAAATGCGTAAGCAATTTGCAAGAGTTTATAATTCCATTAAACTTACCGATAATCGAATAGGGGAATTATTGCAAAAATTAGAAGAAGATGGACTAAAAGACGATACCATTATTTTCTTTTATGCTGATCATGGCGAGGGTATACCAAGGGCAAAAACTAACGGCATAAATTTAGGGTACCGTGTGCCATTTGTGGCGTGGTTTCCTGAAAAATTTAAACATCTATCACCGTGGGAAACAGGAAAGCCAACAAATAAACTTATTAGTTTTGAAGATTTAGGGCCTACAATGATTGATTTGTTAGGAGGTAAAGTGCCAGAATACATGAAAGGAAAACGCCTTTTTGACTCAGATTCAAATAATAAAAAAGATTTGTTGTTACTGTCTACAGATAGGGTGGATAATGGATTAGACTTAGTAAGAACCGTAACCGATGGTAAGTTTGTATATTCTAGAAACTTTATGCCATTTATTCCTGAAGTAAGGTATATCAATTATTTGGAGATTGCTGATATCACAAAACATATGCGTAAAGATTTAAAACAAGGTAAACTTAACGCATTCCAATCTCGGGTTTTTGAGGAGCGCCCCTTTGAAGTGTTATATGATATTGAAAATGATATATGGGAAGAGCACAACTTAGCGGACAATGCAAAGTATAATCCTGTTTTAGAGAAGATGAGACAGTTTTTAGACAGTACTCTTTTAGAGGATAAAGATATATTGTTTATGCCCGAGTACGATATGGCTAAAATATCTGAAAACCAAACTCCTTACGAATACCGTTTAACGGACGACTACAATTTTAATGAAATTTATAAAATCGCTTCATTATCTGGTAAGAAGGGCAGAAAGGTAGCGCAAGCTCAAATAGAATCTCTAAAGCACGACGATAGATTAGTTAGGTATTGGGCTAGTGTAGGTTTGATGTCTCAGGACCAAAAGATTTTAGAATCATTTCAGAAGGAATTAAATGAATCACTTCAGGATGATTATTCTCCCGTAGCTATAACTGTTTCTGCAATCTTGTATAGTAAATTTCAAAGTAAAAAGGCTATGGAAGTTTTAAATAACTTCGCTAAAAATGAGGATTGGACTCTGGCTTTAATGTCTATTAATTATATGCTTTATTGTCAAGACAGAACACCGTTTGAACCTACAATTGAAGCATTACTTCAAAACCAAAACCTTAATTGGCATGTAAAAAGTGCATGCCTTGATTTTGAGGAAAGTCAAAGATTGAGGAAAGAAATTTAA
- a CDS encoding sugar-binding domain-containing protein — MKLYQTVVLVFMLILGACAPKVDRIDLSGIWQVKLDSTNVGKQENWAGSKLEGREISLPGTLDDAEIGTPNKLEPAINNYVMSNLTRKHQYIGKAWYQKEIEIPKDWKEKSVTLNLERVLWESTVYIDDKIIGKANSLIGAHSFEIPDNISAGKHMLTICVDNSNKYPNINVAGTRYPDKVNQDMAHAYTNHTQIKWNGIIGDISLNASGQNKPNNIQVYPKKDLKGLKVTFEQPVALDGAVALNIKTLNGAEIYSKQLEAVKVSNNEFSIEVDKPEGLELWDEFNPNLYEVSVKTNTGTVSTTFGYKVVDSHDGDLTLNDKRIFLRGNLECVIFPLTGYPPMQKEDWATLIKQAKDYGLNHLRFHSWCPPKAAFEAADEAGFYVQVELPHWSLKVGEDQATNAFLKAEADKIIKDYGNHPSFIFMAMGNELEGDAAFLNSLVKDLKQKDDRHLYATTAFSFQRPMGTRPEPEDEYFIAQWTKRGWIRGQGVFNDKPPHFNADYTSGAEHIEVPLISHEIGQYSVYPDMSEIEKYTGVLEPLNFIAVKQDLEKKGLLDLAPEFTYNSGKLAALLYKEEIERALKTPSFDGFQLLQLQDFPGQGTALVGLLNAFWESKGVISAEEFSQFNSELVPLIRFEKAVYESGESFIATIEVANFFKDLKNKIINWSITDEAGKEVKSGSLTDINLSIGNNTDLGVIDYTVEAKEARKLNISVSVAETKYKNSWNIWVYPKTVSTTSADILITSSFQEASKALHKGKTVLLNPDYKGLKGTTGRFVPVFWSPVHFPDQPATMGVMVNEAHPAFNHFPTSSHTDWQWWDLCIKSKSVIIDSLKVTPIVRVIDNFVTNHHLANVFEANVGQGKLVFSAIDLTTDLDKRPVARQLRYSLLEYMKSDSFNPSETIQMKDLEQVKIEGKSSTFSAEDVYSSGYN; from the coding sequence ATGAAATTATATCAAACCGTAGTTCTAGTTTTTATGCTCATATTGGGTGCTTGTGCGCCAAAGGTAGATCGAATAGATTTGTCGGGTATATGGCAGGTAAAATTAGATTCCACAAATGTTGGAAAGCAAGAAAATTGGGCGGGGTCAAAACTAGAAGGAAGAGAAATTAGTTTACCAGGAACTTTAGATGATGCCGAAATAGGAACGCCAAACAAACTTGAACCAGCAATAAATAATTACGTAATGTCCAATTTAACCCGAAAACATCAGTATATAGGGAAAGCGTGGTATCAAAAAGAAATTGAAATACCCAAAGATTGGAAAGAGAAATCGGTGACATTAAACCTTGAACGGGTGCTATGGGAGTCCACTGTGTATATTGACGATAAAATAATCGGTAAAGCAAATAGCTTAATTGGCGCACATAGTTTTGAAATTCCAGATAATATTTCTGCGGGAAAACATATGCTTACTATTTGTGTAGATAACTCCAACAAGTACCCAAACATAAACGTTGCAGGAACACGTTATCCAGATAAAGTAAACCAAGACATGGCTCATGCCTACACCAATCACACACAAATAAAGTGGAATGGTATAATTGGCGATATTTCGCTAAATGCTTCAGGCCAGAATAAGCCCAATAATATTCAGGTTTACCCCAAAAAAGATTTAAAAGGATTAAAGGTAACATTCGAACAACCCGTCGCACTTGATGGGGCAGTAGCCTTAAATATTAAAACTTTAAATGGGGCAGAAATTTACAGCAAACAATTAGAGGCTGTAAAAGTTTCAAACAACGAATTTTCTATTGAAGTGGATAAGCCGGAAGGCCTTGAGTTATGGGATGAGTTCAACCCCAATTTGTATGAGGTTTCAGTAAAAACGAATACCGGAACGGTTAGCACTACTTTTGGATACAAAGTTGTGGATAGCCATGATGGCGATTTAACCTTAAATGATAAACGTATTTTTTTAAGAGGAAATTTGGAGTGTGTTATTTTTCCGCTAACTGGTTATCCGCCAATGCAGAAAGAAGACTGGGCAACTCTTATAAAACAAGCAAAAGATTATGGTTTAAATCACCTACGTTTTCATTCATGGTGTCCTCCAAAAGCAGCTTTTGAGGCTGCAGACGAGGCTGGTTTTTACGTTCAGGTAGAACTGCCGCATTGGAGTTTAAAAGTAGGGGAAGACCAAGCCACTAACGCGTTTTTAAAAGCTGAAGCCGATAAAATTATAAAGGATTATGGTAACCATCCATCTTTTATTTTCATGGCGATGGGGAATGAATTGGAAGGTGACGCTGCCTTTCTAAATAGCCTTGTTAAAGATTTGAAACAGAAAGACGATAGGCATTTATATGCAACAACAGCATTTTCGTTCCAAAGGCCAATGGGGACAAGACCCGAACCGGAAGATGAGTACTTTATTGCTCAATGGACCAAGAGAGGATGGATTCGAGGACAAGGTGTTTTTAATGACAAACCACCGCATTTTAATGCAGATTATACTTCTGGAGCGGAACATATAGAAGTGCCTTTAATTTCCCATGAAATTGGTCAGTATTCCGTATATCCCGATATGAGTGAAATAGAAAAGTATACAGGGGTTTTGGAGCCGCTAAACTTTATAGCGGTAAAACAAGATTTAGAGAAGAAGGGACTTTTGGATTTAGCTCCGGAGTTCACATATAATTCAGGAAAGTTGGCCGCTTTGTTATACAAGGAGGAAATCGAGAGGGCTTTAAAGACACCAAGTTTTGATGGCTTTCAGTTGCTGCAGCTTCAAGATTTTCCTGGGCAAGGAACCGCTTTGGTAGGTTTGTTAAATGCTTTTTGGGAATCGAAAGGAGTTATCTCTGCCGAAGAATTTAGCCAATTTAATAGCGAATTGGTTCCGTTAATTAGATTTGAAAAAGCAGTTTACGAAAGCGGAGAGTCTTTCATAGCTACTATTGAAGTGGCCAATTTTTTCAAAGATTTGAAAAACAAAATCATCAATTGGAGCATAACAGATGAGGCAGGAAAAGAAGTGAAATCTGGTAGTCTAACTGATATTAATCTATCTATAGGAAACAACACAGATTTAGGAGTTATTGATTACACTGTTGAGGCAAAAGAAGCCAGAAAACTAAATATTAGTGTAAGCGTAGCAGAAACAAAATATAAAAACAGTTGGAATATATGGGTGTATCCAAAAACTGTTTCTACAACATCAGCAGATATCTTAATAACATCTTCTTTTCAAGAGGCTTCAAAAGCATTGCATAAAGGAAAAACCGTGTTGCTAAATCCAGATTATAAAGGACTAAAAGGTACAACAGGACGATTTGTGCCTGTTTTTTGGAGTCCTGTACATTTTCCCGACCAGCCAGCAACAATGGGTGTTATGGTAAATGAAGCGCATCCAGCTTTTAATCATTTCCCAACAAGTTCGCATACCGATTGGCAATGGTGGGATTTATGTATAAAATCAAAATCTGTTATTATAGATTCCTTGAAAGTGACACCGATAGTTCGAGTGATAGATAATTTTGTTACCAACCATCACCTAGCTAATGTTTTCGAAGCTAATGTAGGGCAAGGAAAGCTGGTGTTTTCTGCCATAGATTTAACTACAGATTTGGACAAGAGGCCAGTAGCGAGACAATTGAGATATAGCTTACTGGAGTACATGAAAAGCGATAGCTTTAATCCGTCTGAAACAATCCAAATGAAGGACCTGGAACAGGTTAAAATTGAAGGTAAAAGTAGCACGTTTTCAGCAGAAGACGTCTATAGTAGTGGATACAATTAA
- a CDS encoding T9SS type A sorting domain-containing protein gives MTKKITFSLTAFLFCSVLAFGQTLVNDFESGTTGLLNVGGGITTSVVANPNTSGLNTSANCLEIKRTGAQWWVFQGVDVVDMAISSSETKFLSMMVNFPAQPDLGVRFDAPDDASNGSEVVRAVNSYTDFNQWQEIVFEIKDSPAATAFTLGTLYRLSIHPDIGYENVPAGQVLNNTDAFGYIDNIQILDSNPLSASDLKFENSVSLFPNPVQSTFKLKTQSNTIVENVSIYNILGNKVAENIISFNDNEYDISGLQSGVYVVEIANSQGNTAFKRIVKN, from the coding sequence ATGACAAAAAAAATTACTTTTTCGCTTACAGCATTTCTGTTTTGCTCTGTTTTAGCTTTTGGGCAAACATTGGTTAACGATTTCGAATCGGGGACTACGGGTTTACTTAATGTTGGGGGAGGTATAACCACTTCAGTGGTGGCAAACCCTAACACATCAGGGTTGAACACATCAGCCAATTGTTTGGAAATTAAAAGAACGGGCGCCCAATGGTGGGTTTTTCAAGGTGTTGATGTTGTTGACATGGCTATTTCATCTTCTGAAACCAAATTTTTAAGTATGATGGTTAATTTTCCAGCACAACCAGATTTGGGGGTTCGTTTTGATGCTCCTGACGATGCATCAAATGGGAGCGAGGTAGTAAGGGCCGTAAATTCGTATACAGATTTTAACCAATGGCAGGAAATTGTGTTTGAAATTAAAGATAGTCCGGCGGCAACAGCATTTACTTTAGGGACTTTATATAGATTATCTATCCATCCAGATATAGGTTATGAAAATGTGCCAGCAGGTCAAGTGCTAAACAATACAGATGCTTTCGGTTACATTGATAATATTCAAATTTTAGATAGCAATCCTTTATCTGCTTCCGATTTAAAGTTTGAGAATAGCGTTTCGTTATTCCCAAACCCAGTACAATCTACTTTTAAATTAAAAACCCAAAGTAATACAATTGTTGAGAATGTATCGATTTATAATATTTTGGGAAATAAGGTGGCCGAAAACATAATTAGTTTTAATGATAATGAGTATGATATAAGTGGTTTGCAATCTGGAGTTTATGTTGTTGAAATAGCTAATTCTCAAGGGAACACGGCCTTTAAAAGAATCGTTAAGAACTAA